The genomic segment ACCCGCTTCCAGATCCCGCTGATCTACGGCGTGGACGCGGTGCACGGCCACAACAACGTCGTCGGGTCGACGATCATGCCGCACAACATCGGCATCGGCGCCTCCCGCGACCCGCAGACCGCCGAGAAGACCGGCGCGGTCACCGCGAGCGAGGTCCGCGCGACCGGCGTCCCGTGGGACTTCGCCCCCTGCGTCTGCGTCACCCGTGACGAGCGCTGGGGCCGGTCCTACGAGTCCTACGGCGAGGACCCGGCGCTCGTCGAGTCCATGGAGACCGTGATCCAGGGCATGCAGGGCGCCGCGTCCGGCAAGGACCTGGACCGCGACGACAAGGTGCTCGCCACCGCGAAGCACTACGTCGGCGACGGCGGCACCGAGTTCGGCTCCTCCACCACCGGCTCGTACACGATCGACCAGGGCGTCACCAAGGTCACCCGCGACGAGCTGGAGGCGGTGCACCTCGCACCGTTCCAGGAGGCGGTGGACCGCGGCATCGGCACCGTCATGCCGTCGTACTCCTCGCTGGACATCCTGGGCGACGACCAGGGCCCGGTGAAGATGCACGGCAACGCCGAGATGATCAACGGCGTCCTCAAGGACCGGATGGGCTTCGAGGGCTTCGTCATCAGCGACTGGCAGGCCATCGACCAGCTCCCCGGTGACTACGCCGACGACGTCCGCACCTCGGTCAACGCCGGCCTCGACATGATCATGGTGCCGACCGCGTACCAGGACTTCACCACCACGCTCAAGAGCGAGGTCGCCGCGGGCCGCATCAGCCAGGCCCGGATCGACGACGCGGTCTCCCGCGTCCTGACCCAGAAGTTCAAGCTGGGCCTTTTCGAGAAGCCGTACGCCGACACCTCGAACATCGACGACATCGGCTCCGCCGCCCACCGCGCGGTGGCCCGTGAGGCCGCCGCCAAGTCCCAGGTGCTGCTGAAGAACGACGGCGCGGTCCTCCCGCTGAAGGCGGACCAGAAGGTCTACGTCGCCGGCTCCAACGCCGACGACATCGGCAACCAGGCCGGCGGCTGGACCGTCAGCTGGCAGGGCTCCTCCGGTGCCATCACCGAGGGCACCACCATCCTGCAGGGCATGCGGAAGGACTCCGCGAGCGTCACGTACTCCCAGGACGCCTCCGCCGCCACCGACGGCTACGACGTGGGTGTGGTCGTCGTCGGCGAGACCCCGTACGCCGAAGGCATCGGCGACGTCGGCAACGGCAACGACCTGGAGCTCACCGCCGCCGACAAGGCCGCGGTCGACAAGGTCTGCGCCGCGATGAAGTGCGCCGTCCTGGTCGTCTCCGGCCGCCCCCAGCTCGTCGGCGACCGCCTCGGCGACATCGACGCCCTGGTCGCCTCCTGGCTCCCGGGCACCGAGGGCGACGGCGTGGCCGACGTGCTCTACGGCAAGCGCTCCTTCACCGGCCAGCTGCCCGTCACCTGGCCGAAGTCCGAGGCCCAGCTGCCCATCAACGTGGGCGACGCCACCTACGACCCGCAGTTCCCCTTCGGCTGGGGCCTCACCACCCTGAAGAAGGCCCCCGCGGGCGGCGAGGTCACCCTGACCGCCCTCGCGGTGGCGGCCGGGATCGCGGAGAAGGCCCACCTCGGCAAGACCGCGGCGGGCAAGGCGATCGTGGACCAGGCCCGGCTGCTGGTCCAGCAGAAGACCGGCGGAAAGCTGACGGCGGCGGTCTCCAAGCCGTTCGCCGAGGCCGACCACCTGCTGCTCACCGGTGACCTCACCGGCGCGGTGGCCAAGCTGCGGGCGGCCTACCGGGCCGCGTGACCCGGCGGTAGCGAGCGTACGAGGGTGTGCCCGGGCGGAGCGTCCGCGCCCGGGCACACCCGTGCGTCCCTGCGTCCGGGCGTCCGGGCGTCCGCTCGCGCTCGGGAGAACGCGCGAGCCGGGTCGTCCGGAGTAGCGTGAAGTATGCGGAAAAGGCAGATGTTCGCATTTCTGGCCGGTTTGCTGCTGGTCCTCTCGACCCTGCTGCTGGCTCTCGTCCCCGCCGCGTCGGCGTCCCCCGGACGCGCCCCGACCGCGACGATCGAGGACGCGGCCCAGGCGCTGCGCGAGGACCCCGTCTACGTGGACCCGGGCGCCCGCGACCAGCTCTCCACCGGGCAGGAGAAGGCCCTGGAGGACCGGATCACCGAGGCCGACAAGCCGGTGTTCGTCGCCGTCCTGCCGGACAGCTCCGCCTTCCCCGAGGACGGCCTGCTGGCCACGCTCCGCAACGACACCGGCATCACCGGGGTGTACGCCGTCCGCCTCGGCGACGGATTCGACGCGGGCGCCGACCCGCAGGTCATGCCGGTCCGCGCGGTCGACAACCTCACCGCGTCGGTGAAGGCCCCGGCCGCCGACACCGCCACCGACGCCCAGCTCGACGCCTTCGTGGACGGCGCACTCGAACAGGCCAAGGGCACCGCCCCGGCGTCCTGGTCCGACGGGAACGGCTCCGCCGGCCCCGGCTCCGCCGGCACCGGGCTGCTCGTCCTCGCCGGAGTCGCCGTCGCGGGCGGCGCGGGCGCCTACGCGATCATGCGCCGCAACCGCCGCCGGGTACGCGCCGAGGAGCGCGCCGCGCTCGACAAGCTCAGGGTCGTCGTCGACGAAGACATCACCGCCTACGGCGAAACCCTCGAACGGCTCGACTTCCACCCCGGCGAGCCGGGCGCGAACGAGGCGATGCGCGCCGACTACGAGCACGCGCTCGACTCGTACGAGAGCGCCAAATCCCGCATGGAGAAGGCCGAACGCCCCGCCGACGTCCGCCCCGTCACCCAGGCCCTGGAGGACGGCCGCTACTCCCTCGCCGTGCTGGAGGCCCGCCGCACCGGGTCCGCCCCGCCCGACCGCAGGCCCCCGTGCTTCTTCGACCCCCGCCACGGCCCCTCCGTCGCCGACGTCCGCTGGCGCCCGGCCGGCGCCGCCTCCCGCGAGGTCCCCGTCTGCGCCGCCGACCGGGCCCGGCTGGAGGACGGCGAGGACCCGATGAGCCGCACCGTGGACGTGGGCGACGGCAACCGGCGCCCGTACTGGGAGGCAGGACCCGCCTACGGCCCCTGGGCCGGCGGCTACTTCGGCGGCGGGCTGCTCCCGGGCCTGCTGGTCGGCACGATGCTCGGCTCGATGCTCTCCACCCCGGCGTACGCGGCCGAGTACGGCGGCGGGGACTTCGGCTCCGGCGGCGACTGGTCGGGCGGCGACGTCTCCGGCTCCGACTTCGACTCCTCCGGCTTCGGTGACGGGGGCGGGTTCGGGGACGGCGGCGGCTTCGGCAGCGGTGGCGGCTTCGACGGAGGCGGCGGGTTCTGAGCCGGCCGGTCCAGGACCGTCCACGGCCGGAACCGAACCCTCAGCCCGCCGTACGCCGCCGCTCGTAGTGGCGGGCCGCCCGGGCCCGGTTCCCGCACGAGGGCTTGCACCACTCCTGCCGCCCGTGGCTCTTGACGAAGTACCGCACGCACCGGGGCGCGGAGCAGGCGCGCAGGTGCTCACGGTGCGGGCCGCTGAGGAAGTCGACGGCCGCGCGGGCCAGGGCCGCGACCAGGCGCAGGTGCGGATCGCGCTGGTCCGACAGGAGCCGGCTCGCGGGTTCCCCGCCGGCCGGCCAGTCCAGCTGCGGGGCGACGGGCTCCCGGGCGGCCACCGCGTTGAGATGCGCCAGGGCCTCGTCGACGGGCATCAGCCGGTGGGCGTCCGCCGGACTGGGCGGAGCGGGGCTGACCACCCGGGCGAAGAGCGCGCGGACCGCGCGCCGCAGGCCGGTCACCGCGAGTCTGAGCTCCTCGTCCGCCTCGATCCCGCCCGCCGGGACGAGGCCGGTGAGCAGCTCGCGCTGTCCGTGGATCCAGCGGGTCGTGCCCTCGACCGTGGCCAGGTCGTCCGCGACACCGCCGTCGCCGTCGTGGCGGATGGTGCTCGCCAGTTCCAGTGCGAGCCAGCGCTCCACAGCTGATCCCCTCTTCTCCGCCCGCTCGGTGCGGTTGCGCCCCGGGCTGTTCTCCGTGCGGGTGTCCCGTGCGACGACCGGCGCCGGCCGACGTCGGCCACTTGATCACACCCTGGGCCCACGCTAACGTCCCTAACGGTAAAACGAGAACTTCCGTTAGAACCCGAGACGCGGAGAGCCGGAGCAGCGGGGCCGCACCGCCCTGCCCTGCCCCGGTACGGACCGGTATCAGTCGGTACGTACCGCTACGGACCGGCGGGCCGTACCCGCCGATGGAGGAGGCCGACGCATGACGACCCTGCTCGCGCACATCAGCGACCTGCACCTGGACGGCAGCGGGAGAGCGACCGAGCGCGCCACGCGCGTCATGGAGTACCTGCGCGCCCTGCCCCGGCCGGTCGA from the Streptomyces sp. NBC_01335 genome contains:
- a CDS encoding glycoside hydrolase family 3 N-terminal domain-containing protein, translated to MPATRHRRGSARALLAAVTVLAGLITAAVPAAADDPAPVLVDRFEGEVPLSNPPADSIFTWGGDADDQPKIAFTERADAPEGSKVLEGTYDISSYGGLSHEFAVDRTPQNWSAHKGIRFWWYGQNKAPLPPGSGKKISFEIKDGGANGGASELWTMSFTDDWEGWHQVEVPFADFVYRGDYQPVGGIDHILGLDRMWGYALTLPPGAPGSFAIDGMELYGKADPALTAGIATDATVHPVDDGGSARIGLTLSTTGGQPIEEPVTVAYTTQGGTAVAGTDYTPVSGTYTFPAGTASGATHTVTVTTRKAKKASEARTVPLALTVTGAKAPTETPQVVINAHGLPYQNAELPVKQRVADLLARLSPAEKAGQMTQAERNALRSPGDIASYDLGSLLSGGGSVPTPNTPEAWARMIDSFQLRAQATRFQIPLIYGVDAVHGHNNVVGSTIMPHNIGIGASRDPQTAEKTGAVTASEVRATGVPWDFAPCVCVTRDERWGRSYESYGEDPALVESMETVIQGMQGAASGKDLDRDDKVLATAKHYVGDGGTEFGSSTTGSYTIDQGVTKVTRDELEAVHLAPFQEAVDRGIGTVMPSYSSLDILGDDQGPVKMHGNAEMINGVLKDRMGFEGFVISDWQAIDQLPGDYADDVRTSVNAGLDMIMVPTAYQDFTTTLKSEVAAGRISQARIDDAVSRVLTQKFKLGLFEKPYADTSNIDDIGSAAHRAVAREAAAKSQVLLKNDGAVLPLKADQKVYVAGSNADDIGNQAGGWTVSWQGSSGAITEGTTILQGMRKDSASVTYSQDASAATDGYDVGVVVVGETPYAEGIGDVGNGNDLELTAADKAAVDKVCAAMKCAVLVVSGRPQLVGDRLGDIDALVASWLPGTEGDGVADVLYGKRSFTGQLPVTWPKSEAQLPINVGDATYDPQFPFGWGLTTLKKAPAGGEVTLTALAVAAGIAEKAHLGKTAAGKAIVDQARLLVQQKTGGKLTAAVSKPFAEADHLLLTGDLTGAVAKLRAAYRAA
- a CDS encoding CGNR zinc finger domain-containing protein — translated: MERWLALELASTIRHDGDGGVADDLATVEGTTRWIHGQRELLTGLVPAGGIEADEELRLAVTGLRRAVRALFARVVSPAPPSPADAHRLMPVDEALAHLNAVAAREPVAPQLDWPAGGEPASRLLSDQRDPHLRLVAALARAAVDFLSGPHREHLRACSAPRCVRYFVKSHGRQEWCKPSCGNRARAARHYERRRTAG